A DNA window from Ancylothrix sp. D3o contains the following coding sequences:
- a CDS encoding precorrin-8X methylmutase, producing the protein MLEYIRKGEDIYRKSFQIIREEANLEILPPDLAKIAVRMIHACGMIDIVSEIEASPDAVNSAKKAINNGAPILCDSKMVAEGITKARLPAENPIICTLNDPQVPAIAKRIGNTRSAAALELWKPHLQNAIVVVGNAPTALFYLLEMLDNGVEKPAAILGFPVGFVGAAESKAELAANSRGVPFITLHGRRGGSAIAAAAVNALAKEEE; encoded by the coding sequence ATGCTTGAATACATCCGTAAGGGCGAAGACATTTACCGTAAATCTTTCCAAATTATCCGAGAAGAAGCAAACCTCGAAATATTACCACCAGACTTAGCAAAAATAGCCGTCCGCATGATTCACGCCTGTGGGATGATTGATATTGTCAGCGAAATAGAAGCCTCCCCCGATGCCGTAAATTCCGCCAAAAAAGCCATCAATAACGGAGCACCAATATTGTGCGACTCAAAAATGGTAGCAGAAGGAATAACAAAGGCAAGATTACCGGCAGAAAACCCCATCATTTGTACATTAAATGACCCCCAAGTTCCAGCAATTGCCAAACGCATTGGAAACACCCGATCCGCCGCAGCCTTAGAACTTTGGAAACCCCATTTACAAAACGCAATTGTTGTGGTAGGAAACGCACCAACCGCCTTATTTTATTTACTAGAAATGTTAGATAATGGTGTGGAAAAACCCGCCGCTATTTTAGGCTTTCCAGTAGGATTTGTTGGCGCCGCCGAATCAAAAGCAGAACTCGCAGCAAATAGCCGAGGAGTGCCCTTTATTACATTACATGGCCGGCGGGGAGGCAGCGCCATTGCCGCCGCCGCAGTCAACGCTTTAGCAAAAGAGGAAGAATAA
- a CDS encoding precorrin-2 C(20)-methyltransferase, whose protein sequence is MQTGKLYGLGIGPGDPELLTLKAYKILSKSPVIAYPLSPNGKTLARSIVAQYLQHNPIEIPMYFPFKLEESSEPYYDKAAEKIGEYLQQGLDVAVLCEGDPFFYGTFMYIFNRLSDKFPTEVVPGISSMMGSASALGTPLTYRNDVFMVLSAILPAEVLAEKLAHADAAVIIKLGRHFGKVYQVLKDLNLNHRARYIERATSEHQRLADINQISPEEVPYFSMIVIPSKWQP, encoded by the coding sequence ATGCAAACCGGCAAACTTTACGGATTAGGAATTGGCCCCGGAGACCCCGAATTACTCACCCTAAAAGCCTATAAAATCTTATCAAAATCACCCGTTATTGCCTATCCACTTTCCCCCAACGGAAAAACCCTAGCGCGGTCAATTGTTGCCCAATATCTGCAACACAACCCGATAGAAATTCCCATGTATTTCCCCTTCAAATTAGAAGAATCATCCGAACCTTATTACGACAAAGCCGCTGAAAAAATTGGCGAATATCTCCAACAAGGATTAGACGTAGCCGTATTATGTGAAGGCGACCCATTTTTTTATGGCACTTTCATGTATATATTCAACCGGCTTTCTGATAAATTCCCCACAGAAGTCGTCCCCGGAATTTCTTCCATGATGGGAAGTGCATCAGCTTTAGGAACCCCCTTAACCTACCGAAATGATGTATTTATGGTATTATCTGCCATCTTGCCGGCAGAAGTTTTAGCAGAAAAATTAGCCCACGCAGATGCAGCCGTTATTATCAAATTAGGCCGGCATTTTGGCAAAGTTTATCAAGTCTTAAAAGACCTAAACTTAAACCATCGTGCTCGCTATATCGAACGCGCTACCAGCGAACATCAACGGCTTGCAGATATTAATCAAATAAGCCCCGAAGAAGTCCCCTATTTTTCAATGATTGTCATCCCCAGTAAGTGGCAACCGTAA
- the cobJ gene encoding precorrin-3B C(17)-methyltransferase — translation MNHRSPAQFSAQSPAIIILGQNSLSVARQILTVLPEAKIYGLANRTQNVDISFNNFGETLKELFSQGTPIIGICAAGILIRILAPLLSNKWQEPPVLAIAEDGSAVVPLLGGLQGVNHLARQISAGLNVAPAITTTGEIRFQTTLLSPPTGYHLANPDDAKTFISDLLAGDSLKILGNAPWLTESKLPISPDGNLTILITEQLITPPKNCLIYHPTTIALSFLPDPQTTPASAINQLQEILTQNQLSPKSLSAIFTLDRDVNHPAVAEIAQFFNIPIRFFPQAEIPEKTTASLALKAAGKTSELIAKSANFSLAIAEFPIDINNTGHQRGHLAIIGTGPGAEKWMSPEVKDTLKTATDWIGYKTYLDLAEPLRTNQTRHESDNREELERAKHALNLAATGKKVAVISSGDPGIFAMASAVFEVLERENNPQWDTLEIQVCPGISAMQAAAALAGAPLGHDFCAISLSDILKPWSIIEQRIAAAAAADFVIAFYNPISKERRWQLAKAKEILLQYRSPQTPVILAKNCGRVGQTVKICTLQEFNPETADMRTIILIGSSQTRIMPRPHGRLWVYTPRRYEK, via the coding sequence GTGAACCATCGATCCCCCGCCCAATTTTCCGCACAATCCCCCGCAATTATTATCCTCGGTCAAAATAGCCTTTCTGTCGCCAGACAAATTTTGACCGTTTTGCCAGAAGCCAAAATTTACGGCTTAGCAAATCGCACCCAAAACGTCGATATTTCCTTTAATAACTTTGGCGAAACTCTCAAAGAATTATTCAGCCAAGGCACTCCTATTATTGGCATTTGTGCCGCCGGCATTCTCATCCGAATTCTTGCACCTTTGCTATCAAACAAATGGCAAGAACCGCCCGTTTTAGCCATTGCTGAAGATGGCAGCGCCGTAGTTCCTTTATTAGGAGGATTGCAAGGAGTTAATCACTTAGCCCGTCAAATTTCCGCCGGTTTAAACGTCGCCCCCGCCATCACCACCACCGGCGAAATACGCTTTCAAACCACCCTTTTATCCCCCCCCACCGGCTACCATTTAGCTAACCCTGATGACGCCAAAACCTTCATCTCTGATTTATTGGCCGGTGACAGCTTAAAAATCCTCGGAAATGCCCCTTGGTTAACCGAAAGCAAACTACCCATTTCCCCAGATGGAAACCTAACAATTTTAATCACAGAACAATTAATTACTCCCCCTAAAAACTGCCTAATTTATCATCCAACCACCATAGCCCTAAGCTTTTTACCCGACCCCCAAACCACCCCCGCATCTGCAATTAATCAACTGCAAGAAATCCTCACTCAAAATCAATTATCACCCAAATCTCTCTCGGCAATTTTCACCCTTGATAGAGATGTAAATCATCCCGCCGTTGCCGAAATTGCTCAATTTTTCAATATTCCAATTCGCTTTTTTCCTCAAGCAGAAATTCCAGAAAAAACAACGGCGTCTCTTGCCTTAAAAGCAGCCGGAAAAACCAGTGAATTAATAGCAAAATCTGCTAATTTTTCCCTAGCCATTGCCGAATTTCCTATAGATATAAACAACACCGGCCACCAACGCGGACACTTAGCTATTATAGGCACCGGCCCAGGCGCAGAAAAATGGATGTCTCCCGAAGTCAAAGACACCTTAAAAACAGCAACCGACTGGATCGGATATAAAACCTATCTTGATTTAGCCGAACCCTTACGCACAAATCAAACTCGCCACGAATCAGACAACCGCGAAGAATTAGAACGCGCCAAACACGCCTTAAATTTAGCAGCAACCGGCAAAAAAGTCGCCGTCATTTCATCAGGAGACCCCGGCATTTTTGCAATGGCAAGCGCCGTTTTTGAAGTCTTAGAACGCGAAAATAACCCCCAATGGGATACCCTCGAAATTCAAGTTTGCCCCGGCATATCCGCCATGCAGGCAGCCGCAGCCCTTGCCGGTGCCCCCTTGGGACATGATTTTTGTGCAATTTCCCTTTCAGACATTCTCAAACCTTGGTCAATCATTGAACAACGCATTGCAGCAGCCGCAGCAGCAGATTTTGTCATCGCTTTTTATAACCCCATTTCCAAAGAACGCCGGTGGCAACTCGCCAAAGCCAAAGAAATTTTATTGCAGTACAGATCGCCTCAAACGCCGGTTATCTTAGCCAAAAATTGCGGTAGAGTTGGGCAGACTGTTAAAATTTGCACCCTCCAAGAATTTAACCCAGAAACCGCCGATATGCGGACAATCATCCTCATCGGTTCCAGCCAAACCCGAATTATGCCGCGTCCGCATGGCCGTTTATGGGTTTATACTCCGCGCCGGTATGAAAAATAA
- a CDS encoding Ig-like domain-containing protein has protein sequence MSIFQATYSRDYVKGSVEADTIKGLAENDIVLGLENDDIIFGNQGNDWLAGNENKDTIAGGKANDIIHGGKDDDLLLGQLDNDILCGDLGNDTALGGNENDWIEGNSGKDWLAGNIGNDTLLGGDGQDTAHGGKDNDLINGQEGDDALFGDMGNDILKGGEGSEILNGNSGADWLGGNEGNDTVHGGKDSDTVHGGKGNDLLFGEVGDDVVCGDIENDTVQGGTGKDSICGEEGNDQLYGNEQNDTLTGGDGDDTINGGKNNDLVYGDNGNDVIYGDLGADTIFGGEGQDTFVIGRRNDTPGYLSTGGPQIIDADWLTDFGTAADVISLIGGLSFDQLNIFAGTGEYAGHTIIQDKVLGEYLAILKGIQPNSLIGDTNSIRFRNPQAENLSTGIGNNSDFSSPVPPENTGVDGSAGGGGAGGGGSAGGGGSAGDGGGSAGGGTTGNQPPIFTGTNQFSINQNTSGIIPNFLDSTTDPDGDTLSIIDFSQPNNGTLSQNQDGTFTYTPNPNFNGTDSFTVVISDGKGGTTTSEILLTINPLNAGDGGSVGGSVGGDGGSAGGGSVGDGSAGGGSVGGGGSVGGGASTGNQPPIFTGTNQFSINQNTSGIIPNVLDSTTDPDGDTLSIIDFSQPNNGTLSQNQDGTFTYTPNPNFNGTDSFTVVISDGKGGTTTSEILLTINPLNAGGGGGAGDGGGGGAGGGASTGNQPPIFTGTNQFSINQNT, from the coding sequence ATGTCTATCTTTCAAGCAACCTACAGCCGCGATTATGTCAAGGGTTCAGTCGAAGCAGACACCATAAAAGGACTCGCCGAAAATGATATTGTTTTAGGATTAGAAAACGATGACATCATCTTTGGCAACCAAGGCAATGATTGGCTCGCCGGCAACGAAAACAAAGACACTATAGCCGGTGGCAAAGCTAACGACATCATACATGGCGGGAAAGATGACGACTTACTTCTCGGACAACTTGATAACGATATCCTCTGCGGAGACTTAGGCAACGACACAGCCCTCGGTGGAAACGAAAACGACTGGATAGAAGGCAACTCTGGCAAAGACTGGCTTGCTGGCAACATTGGCAACGACACGCTTTTAGGCGGAGATGGCCAAGACACCGCACACGGCGGCAAAGACAACGACCTCATCAATGGGCAAGAGGGAGACGACGCCTTGTTTGGAGACATGGGCAACGACATCCTCAAAGGTGGTGAAGGCAGCGAGATCCTCAATGGCAACAGCGGCGCCGACTGGCTTGGCGGCAACGAAGGCAACGATACTGTACACGGCGGCAAAGACAGCGATACGGTACACGGCGGCAAAGGCAACGACCTACTTTTTGGAGAAGTTGGTGACGACGTAGTTTGTGGCGACATCGAAAATGATACGGTTCAGGGCGGCACCGGCAAAGACTCAATTTGTGGCGAAGAAGGCAACGATCAACTCTACGGCAACGAACAAAACGACACCCTCACAGGCGGCGATGGCGATGACACCATCAACGGCGGTAAAAACAACGACCTAGTATATGGAGACAACGGCAACGATGTAATTTATGGCGACCTTGGTGCCGATACAATATTTGGTGGAGAAGGCCAGGATACCTTTGTCATAGGGCGGCGTAATGATACCCCAGGCTACCTCAGCACCGGCGGCCCACAAATTATAGATGCTGACTGGTTAACGGACTTTGGCACCGCTGCCGATGTCATTTCCCTTATCGGTGGTTTAAGCTTCGACCAACTTAATATTTTTGCCGGCACCGGCGAATATGCCGGTCACACCATCATTCAAGATAAAGTTCTCGGTGAATATCTCGCCATTCTCAAAGGCATACAGCCAAATTCCCTTATCGGCGACACCAACTCTATCAGATTTAGAAACCCTCAAGCTGAGAATTTATCCACCGGCATCGGTAACAATAGCGATTTTTCTTCTCCCGTCCCCCCAGAGAATACCGGCGTTGACGGTTCTGCCGGTGGTGGTGGAGCCGGTGGTGGTGGTTCTGCCGGTGGCGGCGGTTCTGCCGGTGATGGTGGTGGTTCTGCCGGTGGTGGAACTACAGGAAATCAACCGCCCATCTTTACAGGCACCAACCAATTCAGCATCAATCAAAACACAAGCGGCATCATTCCCAACTTCTTAGACTCCACCACTGATCCTGATGGCGATACTCTCAGCATTATCGACTTCAGCCAACCCAACAACGGCACCCTAAGCCAAAACCAAGACGGCACATTTACTTATACCCCCAACCCCAACTTTAACGGCACCGATAGCTTCACCGTCGTCATTTCCGATGGCAAAGGAGGCACAACAACCAGCGAAATTCTACTTACTATCAACCCCCTAAATGCCGGTGACGGTGGTTCTGTCGGTGGTTCTGTCGGTGGTGACGGTGGTTCTGCCGGTGGCGGTTCTGTCGGTGACGGTTCTGCCGGTGGTGGTTCTGTCGGTGGCGGTGGTTCTGTCGGTGGCGGCGCTTCTACAGGAAATCAACCGCCCATCTTTACAGGCACCAACCAATTCAGCATTAATCAAAACACAAGCGGCATCATTCCCAACGTCTTAGACTCCACCACTGATCCAGATGGCGATACTCTCAGCATTATCGACTTCAGCCAACCCAACAACGGCACCCTAAGCCAAAACCAAGACGGCACATTTACTTATACCCCCAACCCCAACTTTAACGGCACCGATAGCTTCACCGTCGTCATTTCCGATGGCAAAGGAGGCACAACAACCAGCGAAATTCTACTTACTATCAACCCCCTAAATGCCGGTGGCGGTGGTGGAGCCGGTGACGGTGGCGGTGGTGGAGCCGGTGGCGGCGCTTCTACAGGAAATCAACCGCCCATCTTTACAGGCACCAACCAATTCAGCATTAATCAAAACACAA
- a CDS encoding tandem-95 repeat protein, with translation ILLTINPLNAGGGGGAGDGGGGGAGDGGGGSVGDGGGGAGDGGGAGGGGSVGDGGGSPGDGGSVGDGGGSVGDGGGSVGDGGTTENQPPIFTGTNQFSINEDTPAIIPNPLNFSTDLDGDPLSIIDFSQPNNGILTPNEDGTFTYTPNPNFNGTDSFTVVISDGKGGTTTTTILLTINPVNDSPIASNYNYIINEDAPVLLNEILENNSDVDGDPLNITEFTGAQNGTITNNPDGTWTYIPNPNFSGQETITYTVSDGNGGLSTGTINLSVTPLNDPPTISAIPDQITAQNTPTIPITFNVTDVETQPANLTLTASAANPNLVQTINIIPGNTENDRQISITPVPGQLGTTTITLTVNDGTTTTSQTFNFTVQALPVANADNAGPVFLRTPLKIPISQLLANDTDADSTLNFIGVSNAVNGTVSVDQEGMITFQANPNFSGTGSFEYTISDESGNRATATVTIPVISEVSLSAIVTGVNLPVGVGGFGVFGEAAGDNAGWSVGGIQDLNNDGFADLLVSARNADPNGLINAGKAYVVFGKTDGGLVSLTSLSAGNGGFVINGEIPGSQTGQQFSQEISTAGDFNGDNIPDLILGEPTISNGAGKTYIIFGKRDPLDTTAVNLSNISQGIGGFALLGETGGNATGNSVSDAGDVNGDGLADLIVGAPNVAIGTANETGKAYVVYGTTNPSSINLTAVAAEIGGFAINGEFAADNSGASVRSAGDVNGDGFADVIVGARFNDSNGRDNNGKSYVVFGRPNVGSVNLSFVAAGTGGGFAIAGLNSNERSGTSVSNAGDVNGDGLADVIVSSPGASANGVTNSGKAYVIFGKTDPGVVNLSTIEAGSGGFVMNGVATNDYAGDTVRSAGDINGDGFDDLVVGAPRADQIIGNQLQVNLGKTFIVFGKSNTAQVNLSSVVAGNGGFSLTGEVPGDYMGRSVRVAGDVNGDGFDDLVVGSRFADVNGLPDAGKSYVVFGGNSTGAVSLPGTPGNDILTGTTAAEVLVGGFGNDILIGAGGADVLYGGAGNDVLAISSADFGRVNGGEGIDTLRLDGLSLNLTAIADLRLSSIEHFDLSTNANNSLILSGREVLNLATISNQAVIDGVSGNTLTLADGLNTWQNAGSTTFNGSSYNLYQQGFASVLVDPEITVL, from the coding sequence AATTCTACTTACTATCAACCCCCTAAATGCCGGTGGCGGTGGTGGAGCCGGTGACGGTGGCGGTGGTGGAGCCGGTGACGGTGGTGGCGGTTCTGTCGGTGACGGTGGCGGTGGAGCCGGTGATGGTGGTGGAGCCGGTGGCGGTGGTTCTGTCGGTGACGGCGGCGGTTCTCCCGGTGATGGCGGTTCTGTCGGTGATGGCGGTGGTTCTGTCGGTGACGGCGGCGGTTCTGTCGGTGACGGCGGAACGACAGAAAATCAACCGCCTATCTTTACAGGTACCAACCAATTCAGCATCAATGAAGACACCCCCGCCATTATTCCCAACCCCTTGAACTTCAGCACTGATCTTGATGGCGATCCTCTCAGCATTATCGACTTCAGCCAACCCAACAACGGCATTCTAACCCCAAACGAAGACGGCACATTTACTTATACACCCAACCCCAACTTTAACGGCACCGACAGCTTCACCGTAGTCATTTCCGATGGCAAAGGAGGCACAACAACCACCACAATTCTACTCACAATCAACCCCGTAAATGATTCACCGATAGCCTCAAACTACAACTACATCATCAACGAAGACGCACCTGTTCTCCTTAACGAGATCCTAGAAAATAACAGCGATGTAGATGGAGATCCGCTCAATATTACCGAATTTACTGGCGCGCAAAATGGAACCATTACAAACAACCCAGACGGCACATGGACTTATATACCAAACCCAAATTTTAGCGGCCAAGAAACCATTACTTACACCGTTTCTGATGGAAACGGAGGCTTATCAACCGGCACCATTAACCTCAGCGTAACCCCCCTTAATGACCCTCCCACAATCAGCGCCATTCCCGACCAAATTACTGCCCAAAACACCCCCACAATTCCCATTACCTTTAATGTCACAGATGTAGAAACACAACCAGCAAATTTAACCCTAACAGCCAGCGCCGCCAATCCTAACTTGGTGCAAACCATCAATATCATTCCAGGCAACACTGAGAACGACCGGCAGATCAGCATTACCCCCGTACCCGGACAATTGGGCACCACAACCATTACCCTGACTGTCAATGATGGCACCACAACCACCAGCCAGACATTTAACTTCACCGTGCAAGCCTTGCCAGTGGCAAACGCCGACAACGCCGGCCCTGTATTTTTACGCACTCCCTTAAAAATTCCCATTTCCCAACTACTCGCCAACGATACCGATGCAGACAGTACCCTAAATTTCATCGGAGTTTCTAACGCCGTTAATGGCACAGTCTCCGTTGATCAAGAGGGCATGATTACCTTTCAAGCCAATCCTAATTTTTCTGGCACCGGCAGTTTTGAGTACACCATTAGCGATGAAAGCGGCAACCGTGCCACCGCCACCGTCACCATTCCCGTCATTTCCGAAGTGTCTTTATCCGCTATTGTCACAGGAGTTAATTTGCCGGTGGGAGTTGGCGGTTTTGGAGTATTTGGAGAAGCAGCCGGAGACAATGCTGGCTGGTCTGTTGGCGGAATTCAAGACCTCAACAATGATGGGTTTGCTGATTTACTCGTCAGTGCTCGCAATGCCGATCCCAACGGACTTATCAACGCCGGTAAAGCTTATGTTGTCTTTGGTAAAACCGATGGGGGACTGGTTTCTCTGACTTCTCTTTCTGCTGGAAACGGCGGTTTTGTCATTAATGGTGAAATCCCAGGCAGCCAAACAGGTCAGCAATTTAGTCAGGAAATCAGTACAGCCGGCGATTTTAATGGCGATAACATCCCTGATCTGATTCTGGGTGAGCCAACCATTAGCAACGGTGCCGGTAAAACTTATATCATCTTTGGCAAAAGAGATCCTCTCGACACCACAGCAGTCAACCTCAGTAACATTAGTCAGGGAATTGGTGGGTTTGCTCTGCTCGGTGAAACGGGTGGCAATGCAACGGGAAATTCTGTCAGTGATGCAGGTGATGTCAATGGCGATGGTTTAGCCGATCTCATCGTAGGCGCTCCTAATGTCGCAATTGGTACAGCCAACGAAACCGGAAAAGCTTATGTGGTTTATGGCACCACTAACCCATCGTCTATCAATTTAACGGCAGTGGCAGCAGAAATTGGCGGTTTTGCCATTAATGGAGAATTTGCAGCAGATAACTCTGGGGCTTCGGTGCGGAGTGCCGGCGATGTCAACGGCGATGGCTTTGCCGATGTCATCGTTGGAGCACGGTTTAATGATTCAAACGGTAGGGATAATAACGGTAAATCCTACGTTGTTTTTGGCCGCCCTAATGTTGGCTCTGTCAACCTGTCTTTTGTCGCTGCCGGGACCGGTGGTGGTTTTGCCATAGCTGGTTTAAATAGCAATGAGCGGTCGGGTACTTCGGTTAGTAATGCCGGTGATGTCAATGGCGATGGTTTGGCCGATGTGATTGTCAGTTCACCAGGGGCTAGTGCCAATGGAGTCACCAATTCCGGTAAGGCTTATGTGATTTTTGGCAAAACCGATCCTGGCGTCGTGAATTTAAGCACCATTGAAGCAGGAAGCGGCGGTTTCGTGATGAATGGGGTAGCAACAAATGATTATGCTGGGGATACAGTACGGTCTGCCGGTGATATCAATGGGGATGGTTTTGACGATCTGGTGGTGGGTGCGCCACGCGCTGACCAAATCATAGGCAACCAACTACAGGTAAATTTAGGCAAGACTTTTATCGTTTTTGGTAAAAGCAATACAGCCCAAGTCAATTTAAGTTCGGTAGTCGCTGGTAATGGGGGTTTTTCCTTGACCGGCGAAGTGCCTGGAGATTATATGGGCCGGTCTGTGCGCGTGGCAGGAGATGTCAATGGCGATGGTTTTGATGATTTAGTGGTGGGTTCACGATTTGCTGATGTGAACGGATTACCGGATGCCGGTAAGTCTTATGTTGTCTTTGGTGGTAATAGCACCGGCGCGGTTTCTTTACCGGGAACCCCAGGCAATGATATTCTCACCGGCACCACTGCGGCAGAAGTTTTAGTCGGAGGTTTTGGCAATGATATCTTGATTGGCGCTGGTGGTGCTGATGTGCTTTACGGCGGCGCCGGTAATGATGTCCTAGCTATCAGCAGTGCTG